Proteins encoded by one window of Candidatus Schekmanbacteria bacterium:
- a CDS encoding ATP-grasp domain-containing protein has protein sequence MFSKILIANRGEIAIRLIRACQEMGIKTVAVFSEADRASLHVGYADEAYCIGPAPSRESYLNIDKILEVAFKTKADAIHPGYGFLSENGAFAERCAKENIKFIGPPADVIEKMGNKTFARKFITENGIPVIPGTTDDTNDDEALSIAQKIGFPVMVKAAAGGGGKGMRIVRNKDELPSALRAARSEAMSAFG, from the coding sequence TTGTTTTCAAAAATATTGATTGCAAACAGAGGCGAAATTGCCATAAGGCTTATCCGCGCCTGTCAGGAGATGGGAATCAAGACTGTAGCAGTCTTCTCTGAAGCTGACAGGGCTTCTCTTCATGTGGGATATGCAGATGAAGCCTACTGTATCGGTCCTGCGCCTTCGCGTGAAAGCTATCTAAACATCGATAAGATATTGGAAGTTGCTTTCAAAACAAAGGCAGATGCAATCCATCCGGGTTATGGTTTTCTATCTGAAAATGGAGCATTCGCTGAACGGTGTGCAAAAGAAAATATCAAATTCATTGGACCGCCTGCGGATGTAATAGAAAAAATGGGGAACAAGACATTTGCAAGGAAATTTATCACTGAAAATGGTATTCCTGTAATTCCGGGCACTACTGATGACACAAATGATGATGAAGCCCTCTCTATTGCTCAAAAGATAGGATTCCCTGTTATGGTTAAAGCTGCAGCAGGCGGCGGCGGAAAAGGGATGCGTATAGTAAGAAACAAAGATGAGCTTCCTTCGGCACTTAGGGCGGCACGGTCAGAAGCAATGTCAGCTTTCGG